ACCTCATTATTTACAATTTTTTTCTGAAGAGAAGGGAGATTATCTTTTAAATGCCGGTTTTATTTTACAGCAGTTAGATTTATTTCTGGCTGCTAATAATATAGGTGCCTGCTGGTTTGGATTGGCTAAACCAAAAAAAGAAATAATTTCTCAATCAGATTATGAATATGTTATAACTCTTGTTTTTGGTAAACCATCAGAAAAAAATAAACGAAATTCTATTGAAGATTTTGATAGAAAAAAATTATCAGAGATTAAAGAGGGAGATAAATATAATGATTTATTGGAAGCAGCCAGACTTGCTCCATCAGCAACTAATGGCCAGCCCTGGTATTTTAAAACAGAAGAGGGTAAAATTCATCTTTATCAAGATAATCCCAGTTTTTTAAAGAAAATATTTTATAA
The window above is part of the Halanaerobiales bacterium genome. Proteins encoded here:
- a CDS encoding nitroreductase family protein; this translates as PHYLQFFSEEKGDYLLNAGFILQQLDLFLAANNIGACWFGLAKPKKEIISQSDYEYVITLVFGKPSEKNKRNSIEDFDRKKLSEIKEGDKYNDLLEAARLAPSATNGQPWYFKTEEGKIHLYQDNPSFLKKIFYKKMNGIDMGIALAHIWIAAKHNNYDFNFEKYSDSPAEINGYDYIGTVELKS